A stretch of the Vidua chalybeata isolate OUT-0048 chromosome Z, bVidCha1 merged haplotype, whole genome shotgun sequence genome encodes the following:
- the MACIR gene encoding macrophage immunometabolism regulator isoform X3, which yields MGDSEQSCVFKMEVDVNGESRTALSTLSVPLAEVSSAARMEAEKPRCSSTPCSPLRRTVAGYQILHMDSNYLVGFTTGEELLKLAHKCIGSEESKGESGPNLGSKHLDSGLSRSSRLYKTRSRYYQPYEIPAVNGRRRRRMPSSGDKYNKALPYEPYKALHGPLPLCLLKGKRAHSKSLDYLNLDKMSIKEPADTEVLQYQLQHLTLRGDHMFARNST from the coding sequence GAGCAAAGCTGTGTGTTTAAAATGGAAGTTGATGTGAATGGAGAGTCCAGAACTGCCCTCTCCACCCTCTCTGTGCCTCTTGCAGAGGTGAGTTCTGCAGCCAGGATGGAAGCAGAAAAGCCACGCTGTTCCAGCACCCCCTGCTCACCACTGAGGCGGACAGTTGCAGGATATCAGATCCTTCACATGGATTCTAACTACCTGGTTGGCTTCACAACTGGAGAGGAGCTGCTAAAATTAGCCCATAAGTGTATTGGAAGTGAAGAGAGTAAAGGAGAATCTGGTCCTAACTTGGGCTCCAAACATCTTGATTCAGGACTTTCACGTTCCTCACGTTTGTACAAAACTAGAAGTAGGTACTACCAGCCATATGAGATCCCAGCAGTAAAtggaaggaggaggagacgGATGCCCAGCTCAGGGGATAAATACAATAAAGCTTTACCATATGAACCTTACAAGGCACTTCATGGTCCccttcctctctgccttttGAAAGGTAAAAGGGCTCATTCAAAATCCCTAGACTACCTCAATTTAGACAAAATGAGCATTAAGGAACCTGCTGACACAGAAGTGCTACAGTACCAGCTCCAACACCTTACTCTTAGAGGGGATCATATGTTTGCAAGGAATAGCACATGA
- the MACIR gene encoding macrophage immunometabolism regulator isoform X4: protein MEVDVNGESRTALSTLSVPLAEVSSAARMEAEKPRCSSTPCSPLRRTVAGYQILHMDSNYLVGFTTGEELLKLAHKCIGSEESKGESGPNLGSKHLDSGLSRSSRLYKTRSRYYQPYEIPAVNGRRRRRMPSSGDKYNKALPYEPYKALHGPLPLCLLKGKRAHSKSLDYLNLDKMSIKEPADTEVLQYQLQHLTLRGDHMFARNST from the coding sequence ATGGAAGTTGATGTGAATGGAGAGTCCAGAACTGCCCTCTCCACCCTCTCTGTGCCTCTTGCAGAGGTGAGTTCTGCAGCCAGGATGGAAGCAGAAAAGCCACGCTGTTCCAGCACCCCCTGCTCACCACTGAGGCGGACAGTTGCAGGATATCAGATCCTTCACATGGATTCTAACTACCTGGTTGGCTTCACAACTGGAGAGGAGCTGCTAAAATTAGCCCATAAGTGTATTGGAAGTGAAGAGAGTAAAGGAGAATCTGGTCCTAACTTGGGCTCCAAACATCTTGATTCAGGACTTTCACGTTCCTCACGTTTGTACAAAACTAGAAGTAGGTACTACCAGCCATATGAGATCCCAGCAGTAAAtggaaggaggaggagacgGATGCCCAGCTCAGGGGATAAATACAATAAAGCTTTACCATATGAACCTTACAAGGCACTTCATGGTCCccttcctctctgccttttGAAAGGTAAAAGGGCTCATTCAAAATCCCTAGACTACCTCAATTTAGACAAAATGAGCATTAAGGAACCTGCTGACACAGAAGTGCTACAGTACCAGCTCCAACACCTTACTCTTAGAGGGGATCATATGTTTGCAAGGAATAGCACATGA
- the MACIR gene encoding macrophage immunometabolism regulator isoform X2: MTLLLNLTVTTCTSARPSEQSCVFKMEVDVNGESRTALSTLSVPLAEVSSAARMEAEKPRCSSTPCSPLRRTVAGYQILHMDSNYLVGFTTGEELLKLAHKCIGSEESKGESGPNLGSKHLDSGLSRSSRLYKTRSRYYQPYEIPAVNGRRRRRMPSSGDKYNKALPYEPYKALHGPLPLCLLKGKRAHSKSLDYLNLDKMSIKEPADTEVLQYQLQHLTLRGDHMFARNST; encoded by the coding sequence GAGCAAAGCTGTGTGTTTAAAATGGAAGTTGATGTGAATGGAGAGTCCAGAACTGCCCTCTCCACCCTCTCTGTGCCTCTTGCAGAGGTGAGTTCTGCAGCCAGGATGGAAGCAGAAAAGCCACGCTGTTCCAGCACCCCCTGCTCACCACTGAGGCGGACAGTTGCAGGATATCAGATCCTTCACATGGATTCTAACTACCTGGTTGGCTTCACAACTGGAGAGGAGCTGCTAAAATTAGCCCATAAGTGTATTGGAAGTGAAGAGAGTAAAGGAGAATCTGGTCCTAACTTGGGCTCCAAACATCTTGATTCAGGACTTTCACGTTCCTCACGTTTGTACAAAACTAGAAGTAGGTACTACCAGCCATATGAGATCCCAGCAGTAAAtggaaggaggaggagacgGATGCCCAGCTCAGGGGATAAATACAATAAAGCTTTACCATATGAACCTTACAAGGCACTTCATGGTCCccttcctctctgccttttGAAAGGTAAAAGGGCTCATTCAAAATCCCTAGACTACCTCAATTTAGACAAAATGAGCATTAAGGAACCTGCTGACACAGAAGTGCTACAGTACCAGCTCCAACACCTTACTCTTAGAGGGGATCATATGTTTGCAAGGAATAGCACATGA